Proteins co-encoded in one Deinococcus roseus genomic window:
- a CDS encoding carbohydrate ABC transporter permease — protein MSQVRNVPVHLPEEKQRYRRVRIQNNLLTTLTYLILFLFLFPVLWMVLTAFKTESQAFADPPVFFFWPTLQHFQQVLPQYSAFLGHSLVVVTCSTLLAFLLGVPAGFAMALYAGARTKSTLLWMLSTKMMPPVGVIVPLFLIFRDAHLLDTHFGLILMFTTINLPLVVWMVHSYISEIPFGIFEAARADGASVLQELFRVALPLALPGLVSTAFLCMIFSWNEVFFALNLTSSDASPLSVFISSFKTSEGLFWARMSAAATLTLAPVMVFGWFAQRQLVRGLTFGALG, from the coding sequence ATGAGTCAGGTTCGCAATGTCCCGGTTCACCTGCCCGAAGAGAAACAGCGGTACCGGCGGGTCCGCATCCAGAACAACCTGCTGACCACCCTCACTTACCTGATCCTGTTTCTCTTTCTGTTTCCGGTGCTCTGGATGGTGTTGACCGCTTTCAAAACCGAATCCCAGGCTTTCGCTGATCCTCCAGTGTTTTTTTTCTGGCCCACCTTGCAGCATTTTCAGCAGGTCCTGCCACAGTACAGCGCTTTTCTGGGACATTCTCTGGTGGTGGTCACATGCTCCACCTTGCTGGCCTTCCTGCTGGGGGTTCCTGCAGGTTTTGCCATGGCCCTGTATGCCGGAGCCAGAACCAAGAGCACGCTCTTGTGGATGCTCTCCACCAAGATGATGCCCCCCGTTGGAGTGATCGTTCCCCTGTTCCTGATCTTCCGGGATGCCCACCTCCTGGACACGCACTTCGGACTGATTTTGATGTTCACCACCATCAATTTGCCCCTGGTGGTCTGGATGGTTCACTCCTACATCAGTGAAATTCCCTTCGGCATCTTTGAAGCTGCCAGAGCAGACGGAGCCAGTGTGCTGCAGGAGCTTTTCCGGGTGGCGTTGCCTCTGGCCCTTCCAGGTCTGGTTTCCACGGCCTTCCTGTGCATGATTTTTTCCTGGAACGAGGTGTTCTTCGCCCTGAACCTGACCTCTTCAGACGCTTCACCGCTCTCGGTGTTCATCAGTTCGTTCAAGACCTCTGAGGGCCTCTTCTGGGCTAGAATGTCTGCAGCAGCCACCCTCACCCTTGCTCCCGTGATGGTTTTTGGCTGGTTTGCCCAGCGCCAACTGGTCAGGGGACTGACTTTTGGTGCACTCGGTTGA
- a CDS encoding PA2169 family four-helix-bundle protein, with protein sequence MLNNEETLDKLQCILGTLKDGEKGYRESADEVKNAQYKQLFNEFAAQRSQLIGEIEQAISRLGDKPREHSSVGAALHRVWINVRDLISGKDDYAVIAEAERGEDVAVQNYQDVLKEELPSDIRSLIEKQYSQVKAAHDRVRDLKHSLEASRASD encoded by the coding sequence ATGCTCAACAATGAAGAAACCCTGGACAAATTGCAATGCATTCTGGGCACCCTCAAAGACGGCGAAAAAGGCTACCGCGAATCTGCGGATGAAGTCAAAAATGCGCAGTACAAGCAGCTTTTCAATGAATTTGCTGCCCAGCGTTCCCAGTTGATCGGTGAGATCGAGCAGGCCATCAGCCGTCTGGGAGACAAACCCCGCGAGCACAGCAGCGTGGGCGCTGCCCTGCACCGCGTGTGGATCAACGTGCGGGACCTGATCTCTGGCAAAGACGATTATGCCGTGATTGCCGAGGCCGAGCGTGGCGAGGATGTGGCTGTGCAGAACTATCAGGATGTGCTGAAAGAAGAACTTCCCAGCGACATCCGTTCCCTGATCGAGAAGCAGTACAGCCAGGTCAAAGCCGCCCACGACCGGGTGCGCGACCTCAAACATTCGCTGGAAGCTTCCCGCGCTTCAGATTGA
- a CDS encoding carbohydrate ABC transporter permease yields the protein MLSKSVSTTQETKKKPINIAATLLVLPALVYLIVSTQAPFLMTVYYSFFKWNLTIPDDRPFIGLSNYLSLFTDTQNLHVMLNTLVLMLSVVVLTILIGGGVALLLNRPFLGRPVVRTLFISSFLVMPVVTAVVWKNMLMNPVFGFFAWVSQQLGLPAVDYLSQYPMASIVAMVTWEWTPFAALILLTGLQSMPEEQLEAARLDGCTPLQEFWYMLLPHLSKSLEVVVLLETIFLMQVYGEIYTATSGGPGISTTTIPYFIYQKAFAEYNIGLASAAGVLAVLFTNLVSSVILRMIGRNIQGVKA from the coding sequence ATGCTGAGCAAATCTGTATCCACAACACAAGAAACCAAAAAGAAACCCATCAACATTGCAGCGACTTTGCTGGTGTTGCCTGCGCTGGTCTACCTGATTGTTTCCACCCAGGCCCCCTTCCTGATGACGGTGTACTACAGCTTCTTCAAGTGGAACCTCACCATCCCGGATGACCGCCCCTTCATCGGGCTGAGCAATTACCTCTCGCTGTTCACCGACACCCAGAACCTGCACGTGATGCTGAACACCCTGGTCCTGATGCTCAGCGTGGTGGTGCTCACCATCCTGATCGGTGGGGGAGTGGCCCTCTTGCTGAACCGTCCTTTCCTGGGCCGTCCGGTGGTCAGAACCCTGTTCATCAGCTCTTTCCTGGTGATGCCCGTGGTGACCGCTGTGGTCTGGAAGAACATGCTGATGAACCCCGTGTTCGGCTTTTTCGCCTGGGTTTCACAGCAACTCGGTCTTCCTGCAGTGGATTACCTCTCCCAGTACCCCATGGCCAGCATCGTGGCAATGGTGACCTGGGAATGGACCCCTTTTGCTGCCCTGATTCTCTTGACCGGTCTGCAATCCATGCCTGAAGAGCAACTGGAAGCCGCCCGTCTGGACGGCTGCACCCCCTTGCAGGAATTCTGGTACATGCTGCTGCCCCACCTGTCCAAATCCCTGGAAGTGGTTGTTTTGCTGGAAACCATCTTCCTGATGCAGGTGTACGGGGAGATTTACACCGCAACTTCTGGCGGTCCTGGCATCTCCACCACCACCATCCCTTACTTCATCTACCAGAAAGCCTTTGCCGAGTACAACATCGGTCTGGCCTCCGCTGCCGGGGTGCTGGCCGTGCTGTTCACCAACCTGGTCTCCTCGGTGATCCTGCGCATGATTGGCCGCAACATTCAGGGAGTGAAAGCATGA
- a CDS encoding carbohydrate ABC transporter permease translates to MSTLRETTVRQSDNGKKTAAMVQGSLLTVLTYLVLFLFLFPLIWMIAAGFKTEAQAFASPPIFFFTPTLENFSRALETYGPFLKNSILIVGGSTLLAFILGVPAGFAMALYPGARTKSTLLWMLSTKMMPPVGVIVPLFLIFRDAKLLDTHFGLILMFTTINLPLVVWMVHSYISEIPFGIFEAAKVDGASMFQEFFQVAMPLALPGIASTALLCVIFAWNEVFFALNLTSSDASPLSVYISSFKTSEGLFWAQMSAAATLTIAPVMIFGWFAQKQLIRGLTFGAVK, encoded by the coding sequence ATGAGCACCCTTCGTGAAACCACCGTTCGCCAGAGCGACAACGGCAAGAAAACCGCTGCCATGGTGCAAGGTTCCCTGCTGACCGTCCTCACCTACCTGGTGCTGTTCCTGTTCCTGTTCCCCCTGATCTGGATGATTGCTGCAGGCTTCAAAACCGAAGCGCAGGCGTTCGCCAGCCCACCCATCTTCTTCTTCACCCCCACCCTGGAGAACTTTTCCAGAGCGCTGGAAACCTACGGCCCCTTTCTGAAGAATTCCATCCTGATTGTGGGCGGATCCACGCTGCTGGCTTTCATTCTGGGTGTGCCCGCAGGATTTGCCATGGCCCTGTACCCTGGAGCCAGAACCAAGAGCACGTTGTTGTGGATGCTGTCCACCAAAATGATGCCTCCCGTCGGGGTGATTGTTCCCCTGTTCCTGATCTTCCGGGATGCCAAACTGCTGGACACCCACTTTGGATTGATCTTGATGTTCACCACCATCAATTTGCCCCTGGTGGTCTGGATGGTTCACTCCTACATCAGTGAAATTCCCTTCGGCATTTTTGAAGCTGCCAAGGTGGACGGGGCCAGCATGTTCCAGGAGTTCTTCCAGGTCGCGATGCCTCTGGCCCTGCCCGGCATTGCCTCCACTGCCCTGCTCTGTGTGATCTTCGCCTGGAACGAAGTGTTCTTTGCACTCAACCTGACCTCTTCAGACGCTTCACCGCTTTCGGTGTACATCAGTTCCTTCAAGACCTCTGAAGGCCTGTTCTGGGCACAGATGTCTGCCGCAGCCACACTCACCATTGCCCCCGTGATGATTTTTGGCTGGTTTGCCCAGAAACAGCTGATTCGCGGTCTGACCTTCGGAGCTGTGAAATGA
- a CDS encoding LacI family DNA-binding transcriptional regulator, whose product MATINDVAKLAGVSPTTAKRALNEPHKLQPHTLEKVQWAIRELDYEPDLTAGALRRGRNMTVGLLVADIVEPFFAELAREVSVRLRSSNYGLLLADNEYQSEIELHNLRHLAGQRVSALIMRPSYGPGNREYLLKMQDKGTYIIEIDHHMPDSPFDFLMLDHEQSVRAGLEHLWSLGHTRIAGLGTYDAELYPEWRAHHFDHIMREHGHPVLSAYREIIRYNEQDAYEFTRYLLNLPERPTALFAFNGTEAIGAYRAIQDAGLRIAEDVSLLAFDNLPWTHMVSPGIDVIEQPIKQMGELLVQQVLKNIDGPRTPMQLLLPGKLIVRGSCGMASAES is encoded by the coding sequence GTGGCCACCATCAACGATGTCGCAAAACTTGCCGGAGTCTCCCCCACCACCGCCAAACGGGCCCTCAACGAGCCACACAAGCTGCAACCGCACACGCTGGAAAAAGTCCAGTGGGCCATCCGCGAACTGGATTATGAACCAGACCTCACCGCAGGGGCGCTGCGGCGTGGACGCAACATGACCGTGGGCCTCCTGGTTGCAGACATCGTGGAACCGTTCTTTGCCGAACTGGCCCGTGAAGTCAGTGTGCGCCTCAGAAGCTCCAATTACGGCCTCTTGCTGGCCGACAACGAATACCAGAGCGAAATCGAGCTGCACAACCTGCGGCACCTGGCAGGCCAGCGGGTCAGCGCACTGATCATGCGTCCGTCTTATGGTCCAGGCAACCGGGAGTATTTGCTCAAGATGCAGGACAAAGGCACCTACATCATTGAAATCGACCACCACATGCCCGACAGCCCTTTTGACTTCCTGATGCTGGACCACGAGCAGAGCGTGCGGGCTGGACTGGAGCATTTGTGGTCGCTGGGGCACACCCGCATTGCCGGTCTGGGCACCTACGACGCTGAACTTTATCCTGAATGGCGTGCCCACCATTTTGACCACATCATGCGCGAACATGGGCATCCGGTGCTGTCTGCTTACCGGGAAATCATCCGGTACAACGAGCAGGACGCTTACGAGTTCACCCGTTACCTGCTGAACCTACCAGAGCGCCCCACGGCCCTCTTTGCTTTCAACGGCACCGAGGCCATCGGAGCTTACCGGGCCATTCAGGATGCAGGACTGCGCATTGCAGAAGACGTTTCACTGCTGGCATTTGACAACCTGCCCTGGACCCACATGGTGAGTCCTGGCATCGATGTGATCGAACAGCCCATCAAACAGATGGGCGAACTGCTGGTGCAGCAGGTCCTGAAAAACATCGACGGTCCCAGAACGCCCATGCAGTTGCTGCTTCCCGGAAAATTGATTGTGCGAGGCAGTTGCGGCATGGCTTCTGCCGAATCCTGA
- a CDS encoding ABC transporter substrate-binding protein, giving the protein MKKFAALSLMLGLGSSAFAATTITIATVNNPDMVTMQKLTPEFEKAYPDIKVKWVVLPENELRQKITLDVASGAGTFDIATVGAYEVPIWSKNGWLEDLSALFSKNADIAKDYELSDVLEPVRKGLSYNGKLHALPFYAESSMTFYRKDLFQAAGLKMPVKPTWTQIERFAKALHKPEKGQYGICLRGLPGWGENMAVFGTVMNTYGARWFDMNWNPQLNSPAMKRALTFYSGLIKKYGPPGVTSNGFTENLTLFSQGKCGMWIDATVAAGFVTDPAQSKVVNSVGFANSPTGPGTPKGSNWLWIWSLAIPKSTTHENEAFKFITWATSKDYIALVAKEKGNWGAVPPGTRNSTYANANYQKAAGAFANIVLDSIKRADPTNATKDPVPYTGVQFVGIPEFQALGTQVGQYLAGVLSGQMTVDQALKQSQAAAEKVSKDGGYQK; this is encoded by the coding sequence ATGAAGAAATTTGCCGCATTAAGCCTGATGCTGGGCTTAGGTTCATCCGCTTTTGCCGCCACCACCATCACCATTGCCACCGTCAACAACCCTGACATGGTGACCATGCAGAAGCTGACCCCAGAGTTTGAGAAAGCCTACCCGGACATCAAGGTCAAATGGGTGGTCCTCCCTGAAAACGAACTGCGCCAGAAAATCACCCTGGACGTGGCTTCCGGAGCAGGCACTTTCGACATCGCCACCGTGGGTGCCTACGAAGTGCCCATCTGGTCCAAGAACGGCTGGCTGGAAGACCTCAGTGCGCTCTTCAGCAAAAACGCTGACATCGCCAAAGACTACGAGCTCAGCGACGTGCTGGAACCCGTGCGCAAAGGCCTATCCTACAACGGGAAACTGCATGCGCTGCCCTTCTACGCCGAATCCAGCATGACCTTCTACCGCAAGGACCTGTTCCAGGCTGCCGGACTGAAGATGCCCGTGAAGCCCACCTGGACCCAGATCGAGCGTTTCGCCAAGGCCCTGCACAAACCCGAAAAAGGCCAGTACGGCATTTGCCTTCGCGGTCTGCCCGGCTGGGGTGAAAACATGGCTGTCTTCGGCACCGTGATGAACACCTACGGCGCACGCTGGTTTGACATGAACTGGAACCCCCAGCTCAACAGCCCTGCCATGAAGCGCGCCCTGACCTTCTACTCCGGTCTGATCAAGAAGTACGGCCCTCCCGGAGTCACCTCCAACGGTTTCACCGAGAACCTGACCCTGTTCTCCCAGGGCAAATGCGGAATGTGGATCGACGCCACTGTGGCCGCAGGCTTCGTGACCGACCCCGCACAAAGCAAAGTGGTGAACTCTGTGGGCTTCGCCAACAGCCCCACTGGCCCTGGCACCCCCAAAGGCAGCAACTGGCTGTGGATCTGGTCCCTGGCCATCCCCAAATCCACCACCCACGAAAACGAAGCCTTCAAGTTCATCACCTGGGCCACCAGCAAAGATTACATCGCACTGGTCGCCAAGGAGAAAGGCAACTGGGGCGCTGTGCCTCCAGGAACCCGCAACAGCACCTACGCCAACGCCAACTACCAGAAAGCAGCAGGTGCATTTGCCAACATCGTTCTGGACAGCATCAAGCGTGCTGACCCCACCAATGCCACCAAAGACCCCGTGCCCTACACCGGCGTGCAGTTCGTGGGCATCCCCGAGTTCCAGGCGCTGGGCACCCAGGTCGGTCAGTACCTGGCAGGCGTCCTGAGCGGTCAGATGACCGTCGATCAGGCCCTCAAACAGAGCCAGGCTGCCGCAGAAAAAGTCTCCAAAGACGGCGGCTACCAGAAGTAA
- a CDS encoding zinc-dependent alcohol dehydrogenase family protein: protein MTNMHAALITAPHTIEYQEVPLPEVGPADVLIKVELAGVCGTDAHLLEGHFNAKLPLIPGHEIVGRVVALGKDVRGFYEGQRVVLDPDLNCGTCMMCQKGMRHQCLHYEAIGVTRAGGFAEYVLAPASVVYDANDLEPEVAVFAEPLGCVAWGITRLKPEPGSTALLYGAGGIGLLLMQALLASGVSEIAVVDTQPARLKLAQELGATHAFQASESTNQQLKDLFPHGFDVVTEATGVPRVQQAMIDQAIAGGKILIFGVAPEDAKIEVSPYEIFRKDLTVLGSFSLNSTIPLALRWMRSGQVKVKELITDTLPLGKLHEAIGQKITASAGSIKSIVSPSEVLSGVLK from the coding sequence ATGACCAACATGCACGCTGCCCTGATCACTGCCCCCCACACCATCGAATATCAGGAAGTGCCCCTGCCCGAAGTGGGCCCAGCCGATGTGCTGATCAAAGTTGAACTTGCTGGCGTGTGCGGCACCGACGCCCACCTTTTAGAAGGCCACTTCAACGCCAAACTCCCCCTCATCCCCGGCCACGAAATCGTGGGCCGGGTGGTGGCCCTCGGCAAAGACGTGCGGGGATTTTACGAGGGACAGCGGGTGGTGCTGGACCCGGACCTGAACTGTGGAACCTGCATGATGTGCCAGAAAGGCATGCGCCACCAGTGCCTGCATTACGAGGCCATTGGCGTGACCCGAGCAGGGGGATTTGCAGAATACGTTCTGGCCCCCGCCAGTGTGGTCTACGACGCCAACGACCTGGAGCCTGAAGTTGCCGTGTTTGCAGAGCCACTGGGCTGTGTGGCCTGGGGCATCACCCGCCTGAAGCCCGAACCCGGTTCCACTGCACTGTTGTACGGAGCCGGAGGGATTGGGCTCCTTTTGATGCAGGCCCTCCTGGCCTCCGGGGTGAGTGAAATTGCCGTGGTGGACACCCAGCCTGCCCGCCTCAAGCTGGCCCAGGAGCTTGGAGCCACCCATGCTTTCCAGGCTTCCGAAAGCACCAACCAGCAGCTCAAAGATTTGTTCCCCCATGGGTTCGATGTGGTCACCGAAGCCACCGGGGTGCCGAGGGTGCAGCAGGCCATGATTGATCAGGCGATTGCAGGCGGGAAAATCCTCATTTTCGGGGTGGCCCCGGAGGACGCGAAAATCGAAGTGAGCCCCTACGAGATCTTCCGCAAGGATTTGACCGTGCTGGGCAGCTTTTCTTTGAACAGCACCATCCCGCTGGCTTTGCGCTGGATGCGCTCGGGGCAAGTGAAAGTCAAAGAGCTCATCACCGACACCCTGCCATTGGGTAAACTGCATGAAGCCATCGGGCAAAAAATCACGGCTTCCGCTGGATCCATCAAATCCATCGTCTCGCCCAGCGAGGTGCTGTCGGGGGTGTTGAAATGA
- a CDS encoding FGGY-family carbohydrate kinase — MPELLLGIDVGTGSTKGVLTDLQGNIMKTHVIEHGVSTPHPGWAEQDADQIWWGDVVQVCRHLLDGAPHQGADVVAVAVSAIGPCLLPLDEQGRPLRPGILYGVDTRATAEIEELNALLGEENIFRFSQMQFTSQAIGPKIRWLQKHEPEVWKATRTLTTASSYLVFQLTGKHVMDRHTASHYMPLMDSQTLQWSDTYAEHICPLSMLPELGWSDELAGAVTPAAAEITGLKAGTPVTVGAVDALSEGLSVGVSEPGDLMVMYGSTTFFILVQDTPTPDPRVWTVGGAFAGQHNLAAGMATTGALTGWFKHQLAGDRSFSELFQEATTIQAGSEGLLVLPYFSGERTPVNDPRASGIFAGLTLLHTRAHLFRAILEGVAFGIRHNLEAFSDLGASIKRIVAVGGGAQSTFWPQMVSDVCGVEQILPRTTVGASYGNAFLAGLATGRLQKADLQHWAQAREVLRPDRSNHAIYSELYPQYLALYQNNREVMHQLHAFRDRH; from the coding sequence ATGCCTGAACTTCTGCTGGGAATCGATGTGGGCACCGGAAGCACCAAAGGCGTTTTGACTGACCTGCAAGGCAACATTATGAAGACCCATGTGATTGAACACGGGGTCAGCACACCCCATCCGGGCTGGGCTGAGCAGGACGCGGACCAGATCTGGTGGGGAGACGTGGTGCAGGTGTGCCGCCATTTGCTGGACGGCGCTCCTCACCAGGGAGCAGATGTGGTGGCGGTGGCTGTGAGTGCCATTGGCCCCTGTTTGTTGCCCTTAGATGAACAGGGGAGACCCCTGCGTCCGGGCATCCTGTACGGCGTGGACACCCGTGCCACTGCGGAAATTGAAGAACTGAATGCCCTGCTGGGCGAGGAGAACATCTTTCGGTTCAGCCAGATGCAGTTCACCTCGCAGGCCATCGGTCCCAAAATCCGCTGGTTGCAAAAGCACGAACCGGAAGTCTGGAAAGCAACCCGCACCCTCACCACCGCCAGCAGTTATCTGGTGTTCCAGCTGACCGGAAAGCACGTGATGGACCGCCACACCGCCAGCCATTACATGCCCCTGATGGACAGCCAGACGTTGCAATGGAGTGACACTTACGCAGAGCACATCTGCCCGCTGTCCATGCTTCCAGAGCTGGGCTGGAGCGATGAACTCGCTGGAGCAGTCACCCCTGCTGCCGCCGAAATCACGGGTCTGAAAGCCGGAACCCCCGTCACGGTGGGTGCAGTGGATGCCCTCAGTGAGGGCCTCAGTGTAGGTGTGTCAGAGCCCGGCGACCTGATGGTGATGTATGGGAGCACCACTTTTTTCATTCTGGTGCAGGACACCCCAACCCCTGACCCCAGGGTGTGGACGGTGGGGGGCGCTTTTGCAGGGCAACACAATCTGGCCGCAGGCATGGCCACCACTGGAGCGTTGACGGGCTGGTTCAAGCATCAACTGGCAGGGGACAGAAGCTTTTCTGAATTGTTTCAGGAAGCGACCACCATTCAGGCAGGATCAGAAGGACTGCTGGTGCTCCCGTACTTCAGCGGCGAGCGCACTCCCGTCAATGACCCACGGGCCAGTGGTATTTTTGCGGGACTGACGCTCTTGCACACCCGCGCTCACCTGTTCCGGGCCATACTGGAAGGGGTGGCTTTTGGCATCCGGCACAACCTGGAAGCCTTTTCAGACCTGGGTGCAAGCATCAAACGCATTGTGGCAGTGGGAGGAGGTGCACAAAGCACCTTCTGGCCCCAGATGGTCAGCGACGTGTGCGGGGTGGAGCAGATCCTGCCCAGAACCACGGTGGGAGCCAGTTACGGAAATGCTTTCCTGGCGGGCCTTGCCACTGGACGCTTGCAAAAAGCAGATTTGCAGCACTGGGCACAGGCCAGAGAGGTGCTGCGACCAGACAGAAGCAATCATGCCATCTACAGCGAACTGTATCCGCAGTATCTGGCCCTGTACCAGAACAACCGTGAAGTGATGCACCAGTTGCATGCTTTTCGGGACAGGCATTGA
- a CDS encoding winged helix-turn-helix transcriptional regulator has translation MNKSFSDLDKRWDCNLGCPVELTLTVIGGRWKGVIMYHLTKGTLRFGQLKRLIPVITQRMLTLQLRELEADGLVSRTVYPEVPPRVDYALTEAGKSLQPIIHAMLEWGEQHQDYVYALRGKTEAG, from the coding sequence ATGAACAAGTCCTTTTCTGACCTGGACAAAAGGTGGGATTGCAACCTGGGCTGCCCGGTGGAACTCACCCTGACCGTGATCGGAGGCCGCTGGAAAGGGGTGATCATGTACCACCTCACCAAGGGCACTTTGCGTTTTGGACAACTCAAGCGCCTGATTCCAGTCATCACCCAGCGCATGTTGACCCTGCAACTGCGGGAACTTGAGGCCGATGGTCTGGTGTCCCGCACCGTTTACCCGGAAGTGCCCCCCAGGGTGGACTACGCCCTCACTGAAGCAGGGAAGAGCCTGCAGCCCATCATCCACGCCATGCTGGAGTGGGGAGAACAGCATCAGGATTATGTGTATGCGCTCAGGGGAAAAACCGAAGCGGGTTGA
- a CDS encoding zinc-binding alcohol dehydrogenase family protein produces the protein MTISETQSQTQNPLWKSTMKVVSVKNKDSFVDLELPTPEPTGQDVLIAVKAVSVNPVDFKVHSRTPGELSEPKILGWDGAGVVVKVGPDVTLFKEGDEVYWAGSIIRPGSNAEFQLVDQRIVALKPRSLNFAEAAALPLTAITAWEGIHDRLRIGEKEKGKTLLVIGGAGGVGSILIQIAKLAGLKVIATASRPETLAWVKEMGADVVIDHSKPLHEELAAIGIPEVDFIYNTVDTVRYWDTTVRVIKAQGSIVSINGTAERLPLGELMGKSVSFHWEMMFTRSSYQTQDILEQHHLLTRVAELIDTGVFKNTFTADLGPINAGNLKKAHTQLQSGRTIGKVVLSGW, from the coding sequence ATGACCATTTCTGAAACCCAATCCCAGACCCAGAATCCCCTATGGAAAAGCACCATGAAAGTTGTTTCCGTCAAGAACAAAGACAGCTTCGTTGACCTTGAACTGCCCACCCCTGAACCCACCGGGCAGGATGTCTTGATTGCGGTGAAAGCCGTTTCGGTCAATCCGGTGGACTTCAAGGTGCACTCCAGAACCCCTGGTGAGCTCTCCGAGCCCAAAATCCTCGGGTGGGATGGTGCAGGTGTGGTGGTGAAAGTGGGGCCAGACGTCACCCTGTTCAAAGAGGGAGACGAGGTGTACTGGGCCGGGTCCATCATTCGACCTGGCTCCAACGCCGAATTTCAACTGGTGGACCAGCGCATTGTGGCCCTGAAGCCCAGAAGCCTGAATTTTGCAGAGGCGGCAGCACTGCCCCTGACCGCCATCACCGCCTGGGAGGGCATCCATGACCGCCTGCGCATCGGTGAGAAGGAGAAAGGCAAAACCCTGCTGGTGATTGGTGGAGCAGGGGGGGTGGGTTCCATCCTGATTCAGATCGCAAAGCTGGCTGGCCTGAAAGTGATTGCCACTGCTTCCCGCCCGGAAACCTTGGCCTGGGTGAAAGAGATGGGGGCAGATGTGGTGATTGACCACAGCAAGCCCCTGCATGAAGAACTGGCCGCCATTGGCATTCCCGAGGTGGATTTCATTTACAACACCGTGGACACCGTGCGTTACTGGGACACCACCGTGCGGGTGATCAAAGCCCAGGGCAGCATCGTCTCCATCAACGGCACCGCTGAAAGGCTGCCTCTGGGGGAACTGATGGGCAAGAGTGTCAGCTTCCACTGGGAGATGATGTTCACCCGCAGCAGTTACCAGACGCAAGACATCCTCGAGCAGCACCACCTGCTGACCCGTGTGGCCGAACTGATTGACACGGGCGTGTTCAAGAACACCTTCACGGCAGACCTGGGACCCATCAACGCCGGGAACCTGAAAAAAGCCCACACCCAGCTGCAATCGGGCCGCACCATCGGCAAAGTGGTGCTCAGCGGCTGGTAA
- a CDS encoding SDR family NAD(P)-dependent oxidoreductase: MSAFDLQGKVCIVTGGAQGIGYAISQDLVQHGATVYIVDLNHEVGEKAASALGAHFKTLNVTDSDQVNAVFQQIIQEAGQVDVLVNNAGIVRNTPAESTSDNEWNLIMKVNLDGVFACCRAISHHMLSRGSGSIINIASMSGIISNHPQPQAAYNTSKAAVIMLTKSLAGEWAARGVRVNAIAPGYVATPLTKKGMETEEWRKVWLDTIPMGRLAEPEEIGPSVVYLASKASSYVTGSVLTVDGGYTIW; this comes from the coding sequence ATGAGTGCTTTCGATCTGCAAGGCAAAGTCTGCATCGTCACCGGAGGGGCCCAGGGCATCGGGTACGCCATCAGCCAGGACCTCGTTCAGCATGGGGCCACCGTCTACATTGTGGACCTCAACCATGAAGTCGGAGAAAAAGCCGCAAGCGCTCTGGGGGCACACTTCAAGACCCTCAACGTCACCGATTCAGACCAGGTGAATGCAGTGTTCCAGCAGATCATCCAGGAAGCCGGACAGGTGGATGTGCTGGTCAACAATGCAGGAATCGTGCGGAACACCCCGGCAGAAAGCACCTCTGACAACGAATGGAACCTGATCATGAAGGTCAACCTGGATGGGGTGTTTGCCTGCTGCAGGGCCATCTCCCACCACATGCTCTCCCGCGGTTCGGGCAGCATCATCAACATCGCCAGCATGAGCGGCATCATCTCCAACCACCCGCAACCCCAGGCCGCTTACAACACCAGCAAAGCTGCCGTGATCATGCTCACCAAATCACTGGCCGGAGAATGGGCTGCCAGAGGGGTGCGCGTCAACGCCATTGCCCCTGGTTATGTGGCCACCCCCCTCACCAAAAAAGGCATGGAAACCGAAGAATGGCGCAAGGTGTGGCTGGACACCATCCCCATGGGCCGCCTCGCAGAACCCGAAGAAATCGGGCCTTCCGTGGTGTACCTTGCCTCAAAAGCCAGCAGTTACGTGACTGGCAGTGTGCTCACCGTGGATGGTGGCTACACCATATGGTGA